From the genome of Cellvibrio japonicus Ueda107, one region includes:
- a CDS encoding response regulator: MFHFFVPTSKVQKDRAIMRETDARVAKYSRRGLVLNFIVFVLCLAFGNFEQQHHNIAIILVTGLLLVTLWRSYFLFRFDTLYARAPARWRNQYFFASCLGAAWWSVILVTLTWLHGMRGETLVMWLYSVVFYSSVANVFAPYRNFLTLYLAIGQVPAAITAIFLGDAEGILYGFIMLTFYVMLAHQGKVTSIAYWERLEANYALRERAQGLENEKRSSQAQLELKNEFLVNLGQEFRSSISDVISTLSLIDESQLSEHHRELLTMATKAAGRQIDLVNNVVDFSKITTHSLTLEDVEFDLRRVLEKFIQDFSLDAHQQGIDIYYLFDPAIPLRVKGDVLRMNQILSTLMTHALKSSRIDHLYIEARFEQADDNFGQLHVVISDSEKLAEQGSESRESSYRGIGLAICKGLAECMNGSVYIREDKSRGNRIFIHLGLHVVAHEDRRFGSEQKFQGKQLLLADWPESNVQGLADELITWGFNTQIGYGRDEILTRFRDSKQHNKSVDLVLIYNRLGNMNGMVLSAEIAANPEFADVKQILAMSSLQIDTPEVKNHLRLYPQVAVIEKPVMRKRLYDVTTQRLLNVAVDLRHGNERENHAVTVVYKILLVENQRVDQMVIGAMLKKMGCYVQLAQDGHEALEILGKERFDLILMDYDAEEKDSLVAAQKIREQERESHSLHHLPIVAVTASQLETDDAVLGAGFDDYVAKPIRFDDLERRLQRWLGENVD; encoded by the coding sequence ATGTTCCATTTTTTCGTACCCACCTCCAAAGTACAGAAAGACCGTGCCATCATGCGTGAAACGGATGCACGTGTGGCCAAATACAGCCGTCGCGGCCTGGTGCTGAATTTTATTGTCTTTGTGCTCTGCCTGGCATTTGGTAATTTCGAGCAACAGCATCACAACATCGCCATTATCCTGGTAACAGGATTACTGTTGGTCACTCTCTGGCGAAGTTACTTTTTATTTCGCTTCGATACCCTTTATGCCCGCGCTCCAGCCCGCTGGCGAAACCAGTATTTCTTTGCATCCTGCCTGGGCGCCGCCTGGTGGAGTGTTATTTTGGTGACACTGACGTGGCTGCATGGGATGCGTGGAGAAACCCTGGTCATGTGGCTCTATTCTGTCGTGTTCTATTCCAGTGTTGCTAACGTCTTTGCCCCATATCGCAATTTTCTGACTCTTTATCTGGCAATAGGACAGGTTCCCGCCGCGATTACCGCTATATTTTTGGGAGACGCTGAAGGAATCCTGTATGGCTTTATCATGCTGACCTTCTATGTCATGTTGGCGCATCAGGGTAAAGTGACTTCTATAGCATATTGGGAGCGCCTTGAAGCGAACTACGCCCTGCGTGAGCGTGCGCAGGGACTGGAGAATGAAAAACGCAGCTCCCAGGCACAACTGGAATTGAAAAATGAATTTTTGGTAAACCTGGGGCAGGAGTTCCGCTCTTCTATCAGCGATGTGATCAGTACCTTATCCCTGATCGACGAGAGCCAGCTTTCCGAGCATCACCGCGAATTATTGACCATGGCAACCAAAGCGGCAGGTCGGCAAATTGATCTGGTGAATAATGTCGTGGATTTTTCCAAAATTACAACCCACTCGCTGACGCTGGAGGATGTTGAATTCGATTTGCGTCGCGTGCTTGAGAAATTCATTCAGGATTTCTCGCTCGATGCCCATCAGCAAGGTATCGACATTTATTATCTTTTTGATCCCGCTATTCCCTTGCGCGTTAAGGGTGATGTGCTGCGCATGAATCAGATTCTCAGCACCTTGATGACCCATGCGCTGAAATCCAGCCGTATTGACCATCTGTATATCGAAGCGCGTTTTGAACAGGCAGACGATAATTTTGGCCAGCTACATGTGGTTATCAGTGATAGTGAGAAACTGGCAGAGCAAGGTTCGGAATCTCGTGAGTCATCGTATCGCGGTATCGGCTTGGCGATATGCAAGGGACTGGCTGAGTGTATGAATGGTAGTGTGTATATTCGCGAGGATAAAAGCCGGGGTAATCGTATTTTTATTCACCTTGGTTTACACGTCGTGGCTCATGAGGATCGTCGTTTTGGCTCCGAACAAAAATTCCAGGGCAAGCAATTACTGCTGGCAGATTGGCCGGAAAGTAATGTTCAGGGATTGGCAGATGAGCTGATTACCTGGGGTTTCAACACCCAAATTGGATATGGTCGAGATGAGATACTGACCAGGTTTAGGGACAGTAAGCAGCACAATAAATCGGTCGACCTGGTATTGATATATAACCGTTTGGGCAATATGAACGGTATGGTTCTTTCTGCTGAGATAGCGGCTAATCCCGAGTTTGCCGATGTAAAACAGATATTGGCTATGAGCAGTTTACAAATAGATACCCCGGAAGTAAAAAATCACTTACGCCTTTATCCTCAGGTGGCTGTTATTGAAAAACCGGTCATGCGCAAGCGCTTGTATGATGTTACTACGCAGCGTTTGCTCAATGTTGCCGTTGATTTGCGCCATGGTAATGAGCGGGAAAACCATGCGGTGACGGTGGTATACAAAATTTTGTTGGTAGAAAACCAGCGCGTCGACCAGATGGTGATTGGCGCTATGCTAAAGAAAATGGGCTGTTATGTGCAGTTGGCCCAGGATGGGCACGAAGCATTGGAAATTCTCGGCAAAGAGCGGTTTGATCTGATCCTGATGGATTATGATGCAGAGGAAAAGGATAGTTTGGTGGCCGCCCAGAAAATTCGTGAGCAAGAGCGGGAAAGCCATAGCCTGCACCATTTACCAATTGTTGCGGTTACCGCTTCTCAACTGGAAACCGATGATGCTGTTCTAGGTGCGGGATTTGATGATTATGTTGCCAAACCTATTCGCTTTGATGATCTTGAGCGGCGTTTGCAGCGATGGTTAGGCGAGAATGTTGATTAA
- the xthA gene encoding exodeoxyribonuclease III has product MKAISFNVNSIRTRMHQLEAVVNNHNPDFIGLQETKVNDPDFPLEAIQSLGYHIEFFGQKTHYGVAILSRHPFKKVIKGFRTDSDDAQRRFIGGVFDTPIGEVTLLNGYFPQGESRDHPIKFPGKAKFYADLLQYLTEEYQPQQQLIVMGDMNISHQDIDIGIGEENRKRWLRTGKCSFLPEEREWLDKLLAWGLQDTYRELNPDSNEKFSWFDYRSGGFEDNPKRGLRIDLILATNPLINKCIDTGIDYDIRGMEKPSDHCPIWASFQ; this is encoded by the coding sequence ATGAAAGCTATTTCCTTTAACGTCAACAGTATCCGCACCCGCATGCACCAGCTTGAAGCTGTGGTAAATAACCATAACCCCGACTTTATTGGCCTGCAGGAAACGAAAGTCAATGATCCAGACTTTCCACTGGAGGCTATTCAAAGCCTGGGCTACCACATCGAGTTTTTCGGTCAGAAAACCCACTATGGTGTTGCCATTTTATCCAGGCATCCGTTCAAAAAAGTCATCAAAGGCTTCCGCACAGACAGCGATGATGCCCAACGCCGTTTTATTGGCGGGGTATTTGATACGCCAATAGGCGAGGTAACCCTGTTAAACGGCTACTTCCCTCAAGGAGAAAGTCGTGATCACCCGATAAAATTTCCCGGCAAAGCTAAATTTTACGCTGACCTGCTGCAATATTTGACAGAGGAATATCAACCACAACAACAGTTAATTGTGATGGGGGATATGAACATTTCACATCAGGATATTGATATAGGTATTGGTGAGGAAAATCGCAAACGCTGGTTGCGCACGGGTAAATGCAGCTTTTTACCCGAAGAGAGGGAATGGCTGGATAAATTACTGGCCTGGGGATTACAAGACACTTACCGGGAGTTAAACCCGGATAGTAATGAAAAATTCAGCTGGTTTGATTACCGCAGTGGAGGCTTTGAGGATAATCCCAAACGCGGCCTGCGTATTGACTTAATCCTGGCAACCAATCCTTTAATCAATAAATGCATCGATACCGGTATTGACTACGATATACGCGGGATGGAAAAACCTTCCGATCATTGCCCTATCTGGGCAAGCTTCCAATAA